A genomic window from Sceloporus undulatus isolate JIND9_A2432 ecotype Alabama chromosome 9, SceUnd_v1.1, whole genome shotgun sequence includes:
- the NUDT17 gene encoding nucleoside diphosphate-linked moiety X motif 17 yields the protein MLVGKGGMETLRRVLVHLSKENSCPQSARFQQSIVGHFSRAHEDSSMVNYGLDQNRLLISDQEFLGSRTVLLKRPSFCPIKLLRQDQADSLPAKTQVRGVDVGVAVLLQSSGRRILLTRRSKALSLFPNVWVPPGGHVEPNEQLLDAGLRELQEETGLRLSNGEIAWQTLGLWESVYPPLLSRGLPTHHHVVVYMLLRSPESHQQLETRFNPSEAEVSACAWLDPKVLAAIAATEDGIGTGGQRKVAEDIPPMVSITEFQNGCAKTVPIPTATFLNTAPAQGRDVERVSTGTKFALRMWLEALGGAS from the exons ATGCTTGTGGGCAAAGGAGGGATGGAGACCCTCCGGAGGGTATTGGTGCATCTCTCCAAAGAGAACAGCTGCCCACAAAGTGCCCGCTTCCAGCAG AGCATCGTTGGCCATTTCTCCAGAGCGCATGAAGATTCCTCAATGGTGAACTATGGCTTGGACCAAAACCGGCTCCTTATTTCTGATCAAGAGTTTCTGGGCTCCAGAACAGTCCTCCTCAAG AGGCCCTCCTTCTGCCCCATCAAGCTCTTGCGCCAGGACCAAGCCGACAGCCTCCCTGCAAAGACCCAAGTTCGAGGCGTGGACGTCGGTGTGGCCGTCCTCCTGCAGTCCTCTGGCCGGAGGATCCTCCTGACCCGGCGCTCCAAAGCGTTGAGCCTCTTCCCCAACGTCTGGGTCCCTCCAG gTGGGCATGTCGAACCGAATGAGCAG TTGCTAGACGCAGGGCTGAGGGAGCTGCAAGAGGAGACAGGGCTGCGGCTGAGCAACGGAGAGATCGCCTGGCAAACGCTGGGCCTTTGGGAG TCCGTCTACCCCCCTTTGCTGAGCCGTGGGCTGCCAACTCACCACCACGTCGTGGTCTACATGCTCCTGCGTTCACCCGAGAGCCACCAGCAACTAGAG ACAAGATTTAATCCCAGTGAGGCTGAAGTGAGCGCTTGCGCATGGCTAGACCCCAAAGTCCTGGCCGCCATCGCTgccacagaggatggcattggcaccggGGGGCAGAGGAAGGTGGCAGAAGACATCCCACCGATGGTCAG CATCACTGAATTCCAGAACGGCTGTGCCAAAACGGTCCCAATTCCCACCGCGACGTTCCTCAACACTGCGCCAGCCCAAGGGAGAGACGTAGAGCGGGTCAGCACCGGGACCAAGTTTGCCCTCCGGATGTGGCTGGAGGCTTTGGGAGGCGCAAGCTGA
- the PIAS3 gene encoding E3 SUMO-protein ligase PIAS3 yields the protein MCYRHMVMSFRVSELQVLLGFAGRNKSGRKHELLTKALQLLKSGCSPAVQMKIKELYRRRFPRKILTPSDLSMLHLQAGGQLPSATALTQGAMCHLPYDGGSVGSAVPTGMLPPVPMLGPKHETDVPHLSPPIHPVHPDVKMRRLPFYDVYDELIKPTTLASVNSQRFEEAHFTFALTPQQVQQILTSRDILPGAKCDYTVQVQLRFCLCETSCPQEDYFPPNLFVKINGKLCPLPGYLPPTKNGAEPKRPSRPINITPLVRLSATVPNTIVVNWSSEFGRNYSLSVYLVKQLTSVTLLQKLRAKGIRNPDHSRALIKEKLTADPDSEIATTSLRVSLMCPLGKMRLIVPCRAFTCTHLQCFDAALYLQMNEKKPTWTCPVCDKKAPYEALIIDGLFMEILNSVTDCDEIQFMEDGSWCPMKPKKENQEVCQPSAYNGLEASLYTVGSDGKPLGESKKKVEVIDLTLDSSSDEEEPPAKKHCPVTTAAIPSATGPKGALSADHQPSSVLRSPPMAAVGSDYLSSLPIPDYHPSYQVPSDIQGLDLFPFLQSENQPHYSPSVITSLDDQDSLSHFFQYRGTSPHFMNPLAPVVVGSHSTVGSPTSGRISNVVSSSPTTTTLREGHGHSGAVGGSPVLPGCRPDIISLD from the exons ATGTGTTATCGT CACATGGTTATGAGCTTTCGAGTCTCTGAGCTCCAGGTGCTCCTGGGTTTTGCCGGCCGGAACAAGAGCGGACGCAAGCATGAGCTCCTCACCAAAGCCCTGCAGCTGCTGAAGTCCGGCTGCAGCCCGGCCGTCCAGATGAAGATCAAGGAGCTCTACCGGCGCCGCTTCCCCCGCAAGATCCTCACCCCTTCGGACTTATCCATGCTCCACTTGCAGGCAGGGGGGCAGTTGCCGTCGGCCACGGCGCTCACCCAAGGCGCCATGTGCCACCTGCCTTACGACGGCGGCTCGGTGGGCTCAGCTGTGCCGACCGGCATGCTACCCCCGGTGCCCATGTTGGGACCCAAACACGAGACGGACGTCCCGCACTTGTCTCCGCCGATCCACCCGGTCCATCCAGACGTGAAGATGAGGCGCTTGCCCTTTTACGACGTCTACGACGAGCTCATCAAACCCACCACTTTGG CTTCGGTGAACAGCCAAAGGTTCGAAGAGGCTCACTTCACCTTCGCCCTGACCCCTCAACAAGTACAGCAGATCCTCACTTCTCG cGATATCTTACCTGGTGCCAAATGTGATTACACTGTGCAGGTACAGTTGAG GTTTTGTTTGTGTGAAACCAGCTGCCCTCAAGAGGACTACTTTCCTCCCAATTTGTTCGTCAAAATTAATGGGAAACTCTGTCCTCTTCCG GGTTATCTTCCCCCCACCAAAAACGGTGCAGAGCCAAAACGACCCAGCCGGCCCATCAACATCACCCCTCTGGTGCGGCTTTCGGCAACGGTCCCCAATACGATTGTGGTGAACTGGTCCTCCGAGTTCGGCAGG AACTACTCCCTGTCTGTTTACTTGGTGAAACAGCTGACGTCGGTGACGTTGCTCCAGAAGCTGAGGGCCAAAGGCATTCGAAACCCAGACCATTCGCGCGCCCTGA TCAAAGAAAAACTGACCGCTGACCCAGACAGCGAGATCGCCACGACCAGTTTACGGGTTTCTCTCATGTGTCCG TTGGGCAAGATGAGGTTGATCGTCCCTTGCCGCGCTTTCACTTGCACCCACCTCCAGTGCTTCGATGCAGCGCTTTACCTGCAGATGAACGAGAAGAAGCCAACGTGGACCTGTCCGGTCTGTGACAAGAAGGCTCCCTACGAGGCCCTCATCATTGATGG GTTGTTTATGGAAATCCTCAACTCCGTCACAGACTGTGATGAGATCCAGTTCATGGAGGATGGCTCTTGGTGCCCCATGAAACCCAAGAAGGAGAACCAGGAGGTTTGCCAGCCATCTGCCTACAACGGGCTGGAAG CTTCCCTGTATACGGTGGGTTCAGATGGGAAGCCGTTGGGTGAGAGCAAGAAGAAAGTGGAGGTTATCGACCTGACACTGGACAGCTCTTCGGATGAGGAAGAGCCCCCTGCCAAGAAGCATTGCCCCGTCACCACCGCAGCCATCCCATCGGCTACAGGACCCAAGGG GGCCCTTAGTGCTGACCACCAGCCTTCCTCGGTGCTCCGGAGTCCCCCGATGGCAGCTGTGGGCAGCGACTACCTCTCCAGCCTCCCGATCCCCGACTACCATCCTTCCTACCAGGTTCCCTCAGACATTCAAG GTCTGgatttgtttcctttccttcaaAGTGAAAACCAG CCACATTACAGCCCTTCTGTGATCACTTCTCTGGACGACCAGGACAGCCTGAGCCACTTCTTCCAGTACCGTGGCACCTCCCCGCACTTCATGAACCCCCTGGCGCCCGTGGTGGTGGGCTCCCACAGCACCGTCGGCTCCCCGACCAGCGGCCGCATCAGCAACGTGGTCTCCTCCTCCCCGACAACGACGACGCTGCGGGAGGGCCATGGCCACAGTGGTGCTGTCGGGGGCAGCCCCGTCTTGCCTGGTTGCCGGCCGGATATCATCTCTCTAGACTAA